A window of the Myxococcales bacterium genome harbors these coding sequences:
- a CDS encoding pyridoxal phosphate-dependent aminotransferase — protein MSTTPPPVRAPAAPTEPTITAFREVPRTGVIFVTTEARKRGFDPSATDWCNLGQGMPEAEDLPGAPPRHAAVTIDPADQEYAPVAGIGELRETIASLYNDLFRRGLPSQYSADNVAISGGGRTALTRVAASLGHINLGHFLPDYTAYEELLDVFRLFSPIPILLERERGYAFSAADLRREVQGRGLGAVLLSNPSNPTGKVIGGETLAEWVAVARDEDCALILDEFYSHYIWRPDLAAQGGISTAARYVEDVDRDPVVILDGLTKNWRYPGWRMTWTIGPKKVIEAVTSAGSFLDGGGSRPLQRAAIGLLSPEATRAETAAIQAEFGKKRAKMLNGLRDAGFTVDLPPEGTFYVWASAQHLPPSINDGMSFFRAALDQKVITVPGDFFDVNPGKRRGAGSSRFRRHLRFSFGPPMARIELALDRIRGLVSDAAARDR, from the coding sequence ATGTCGACGACGCCCCCGCCTGTCCGCGCCCCGGCCGCCCCGACCGAGCCGACCATCACCGCGTTCCGCGAGGTGCCGCGCACCGGCGTCATCTTCGTCACCACCGAGGCCCGCAAGCGCGGCTTCGACCCCAGCGCCACCGACTGGTGCAACCTGGGCCAGGGCATGCCCGAGGCCGAGGACCTGCCGGGCGCGCCGCCGCGCCACGCCGCGGTCACGATCGATCCGGCCGACCAGGAGTACGCGCCGGTGGCCGGGATCGGCGAGCTGCGCGAGACCATCGCGTCGCTCTACAACGACCTGTTCCGTCGGGGCCTGCCGTCGCAGTACTCGGCCGACAACGTCGCGATCTCCGGCGGCGGCCGCACCGCCCTGACCCGGGTCGCCGCGTCGCTCGGGCACATCAACCTCGGCCACTTCCTGCCCGACTACACCGCGTACGAGGAGCTCCTCGACGTGTTCCGGCTGTTCTCGCCGATCCCGATCCTGCTCGAGCGCGAGCGCGGCTACGCGTTCTCGGCCGCGGATCTGCGGCGCGAGGTGCAGGGCCGCGGGCTGGGCGCGGTGCTCCTTTCGAACCCATCGAACCCGACCGGCAAGGTCATCGGCGGCGAGACGCTGGCCGAGTGGGTGGCGGTCGCGCGCGACGAGGACTGCGCCCTGATCCTCGACGAGTTCTACTCGCACTACATCTGGCGCCCCGACCTCGCGGCCCAGGGCGGGATCTCGACCGCGGCCCGCTACGTCGAGGACGTCGACCGCGATCCGGTGGTGATCCTCGACGGCCTGACCAAGAACTGGCGCTACCCGGGCTGGCGCATGACCTGGACCATCGGCCCCAAGAAGGTCATCGAGGCCGTGACCTCGGCCGGGTCGTTCCTCGACGGCGGCGGCTCGCGGCCGCTGCAGCGGGCGGCGATCGGCCTGCTCAGCCCCGAGGCCACCCGGGCCGAGACCGCGGCGATCCAGGCCGAGTTCGGCAAGAAGCGCGCGAAGATGCTCAACGGCCTGCGCGACGCCGGCTTCACCGTCGATCTGCCGCCCGAGGGCACGTTCTACGTGTGGGCCTCGGCCCAGCACCTGCCGCCGTCGATCAACGACGGCATGAGCTTCTTCCGGGCCGCCCTCGACCAGAAGGTGATCACCGTCCCCGGCGACTTCTTCGACGTGAACCCGGGCAAGCGCCGCGGCGCGGGAAGCTCCCGTTTTCGCAGGCATCTTCGGTTCTCGTTCGGCCCGCCGATGGCGCGGATCGAGCTGGCCCTCGACCGCATCCGGGGCCTGGTCAGCGACGCCGCCGCGCGCGACCGTTGA
- the rplC gene encoding 50S ribosomal protein L3 — protein sequence MRMGLLGKKIGMTQVFADDGERVPVTVIQTGPCVVVGKRTVDKDGYSAIVLGFDEKPLRLANKAELGQAKAANTKPVRVIREFRGPAADLEQYTLGQVLGPADMFTDGAPVDVAGQSKGKGYQGVIKRHNMEGMKATHGTHEYFRHGGSIGCRLTPQRVHKGKRMAGQMGNEVVTVQNLQVFRILAEDNCILVRGAIPGGVNGYVVVSKAATRTQYKRKGMGKEEARSKNPLKASKKAAAGR from the coding sequence ATGCGAATGGGCCTACTTGGCAAGAAGATCGGGATGACGCAGGTGTTCGCCGACGACGGCGAGCGCGTCCCCGTCACGGTGATCCAGACTGGCCCGTGCGTCGTGGTCGGCAAGCGCACCGTCGACAAGGACGGTTACAGCGCGATCGTGCTGGGCTTCGACGAGAAGCCGCTGCGCCTCGCCAACAAGGCCGAGCTCGGCCAGGCCAAGGCCGCGAACACCAAGCCGGTCCGCGTGATCCGCGAGTTCCGCGGCCCCGCCGCCGACCTCGAGCAGTACACGCTCGGTCAGGTGCTCGGCCCGGCCGACATGTTCACCGACGGCGCGCCCGTCGACGTGGCCGGCCAGAGCAAGGGCAAGGGCTACCAGGGCGTCATCAAGCGCCACAACATGGAGGGCATGAAGGCCACCCATGGTACCCACGAGTACTTCCGCCACGGTGGCTCGATCGGCTGCCGCCTGACCCCCCAGCGCGTCCACAAGGGCAAGCGCATGGCCGGCCAGATGGGCAACGAGGTCGTGACCGTCCAGAACCTGCAGGTGTTCCGCATCCTCGCGGAGGACAACTGCATCCTGGTCCGCGGCGCGATCCCCGGCGGCGTCAACGGCTACGTCGTCGTCAGCAAGGCCGCGACCCGGACCCAGTACAAGCGCAAGGGCATGGGCAAGGAGGAGGCTCGCTCGAAGAACCCCCTCAAGGCCTCGAAGAAGGCGGCCGCGGGCCGCTAG
- a CDS encoding HEAT repeat domain-containing protein — translation MSLFPPSRIMTPAAALRDLAAAPPKARILAAHALGDVGPEERDVARAALVKALTDDRGEVRAEAAASLGALGPGAGDPDDAAVVAALVNRLADGLPVVRQGAAIALGALGHVDGFAPLVTSLRDGPADLRFQAASSLVEIDPVAAYGPLVASLGDSDPQVLSALALSLGATGDGRAAGHLARLLEHADAA, via the coding sequence ATGTCGCTGTTCCCGCCCAGCCGGATCATGACGCCCGCGGCGGCGCTGCGCGATCTCGCGGCGGCGCCGCCCAAGGCGCGGATCCTCGCCGCCCACGCGCTCGGCGACGTCGGGCCCGAGGAGCGCGACGTCGCCCGGGCCGCGCTGGTCAAGGCCCTCACCGACGACCGCGGCGAGGTCCGGGCCGAGGCCGCGGCGTCGCTGGGCGCGCTCGGCCCCGGCGCCGGCGACCCCGACGACGCCGCGGTGGTCGCGGCGCTGGTGAACCGCCTCGCCGACGGCCTGCCGGTGGTCCGGCAGGGCGCCGCGATCGCCCTCGGCGCGCTGGGCCACGTCGACGGCTTCGCGCCGCTGGTGACCTCGCTGCGCGACGGCCCCGCCGACCTGCGCTTCCAGGCCGCCAGCTCGCTGGTCGAGATCGATCCGGTCGCCGCCTACGGCCCGCTGGTCGCGTCGCTCGGCGACAGCGATCCCCAGGTGCTGTCGGCGCTGGCGTTGTCGCTCGGCGCCACGGGCGACGGCCGCGCCGCCGGCCACCTGGCGCGGCTGCTCGAGCACGCCGACGCGGCGTGA
- a CDS encoding threonylcarbamoyl-AMP synthase, producing the protein MSDPLRLIIEPWGTPSARKIAKAVEILHGGGVAAYPTDSVYALGCAIEAKDAIERIARAKQIKKSQRLALICPDLSTASQYAHMNQTAFRLAQRIFPGPYTLVVPASREVPRTLTDAKRRTVGIRITSHPIASAIVAALGRPLLTTSAIPPGSEVACRDADEILDAFGSQIDLVVDAESTAESPSTVLEIDGDEIIVIRAGQGTLDGIL; encoded by the coding sequence GTGAGCGATCCGCTGCGCCTGATCATCGAGCCCTGGGGCACGCCGTCGGCGCGCAAGATCGCCAAGGCGGTCGAGATCCTCCACGGCGGCGGCGTCGCCGCCTACCCCACCGACTCGGTCTACGCGCTGGGCTGCGCGATCGAGGCCAAGGACGCGATCGAGCGGATCGCCCGCGCCAAGCAGATCAAGAAGAGCCAGCGGCTGGCGCTGATCTGCCCGGACCTGTCGACGGCGTCGCAGTACGCGCACATGAACCAGACCGCGTTCCGGCTGGCGCAGCGGATCTTCCCCGGCCCGTACACGCTGGTGGTGCCGGCCAGCCGCGAGGTGCCGCGCACGCTGACCGACGCCAAGCGCCGCACCGTCGGCATCCGGATCACCAGCCACCCGATCGCCAGCGCGATCGTCGCGGCGCTGGGCCGACCGCTGCTGACCACCAGCGCGATCCCGCCGGGCAGCGAGGTCGCGTGCCGCGACGCCGACGAGATCCTCGACGCGTTCGGCAGCCAGATCGACCTGGTGGTCGACGCCGAGTCCACCGCCGAGTCACCGTCGACGGTGCTCGAGATCGACGGCGACGAGATCATCGTGATCCGCGCCGGCCAGGGCACGCTCGACGGCATCCTCTGA
- a CDS encoding potassium channel protein, with protein sequence MSSSIWNRLLAGFVAMIIVVLGGATGYWWIGNHQWPWIDCLYMTIITVTTVGYGETLPGMDQAPYARGFTMLLLVFGTGVLVYFASMITAFVVEGDLRNVLSAQRMRKRTRAMKDHFVVCGAGSTGGHIITELLITGHRVVAIDTNEVELRELAAAPPKADFSYVVGDATDDEILGQVNLAQAKGLGAALSSDKDNLYLVVATRQITPNARIIARCSELTHVDKLKRAGADAVVSPNFIGGMRMVSEMVRPSVVKFLDEMLRDKNAIMRIEEVVIIAGADLAGTTLRDADIRGKHGLNVLAVRPDPGAGWEYNPAPERVLVAGTTVVVMGSAGQVKALRSRAEV encoded by the coding sequence GTGTCGTCGTCGATCTGGAACCGCTTGCTCGCCGGATTCGTGGCGATGATCATCGTCGTGCTCGGCGGCGCCACCGGCTACTGGTGGATCGGGAACCACCAGTGGCCGTGGATCGACTGCCTGTACATGACGATCATCACCGTCACGACGGTCGGCTACGGCGAGACCCTGCCGGGCATGGACCAGGCGCCGTACGCGCGCGGGTTCACGATGCTCCTGCTGGTGTTCGGCACCGGCGTCCTGGTGTACTTCGCGTCGATGATCACCGCCTTCGTCGTCGAGGGCGACCTGCGGAACGTGCTCAGCGCCCAGCGGATGAGGAAGAGGACTCGCGCCATGAAGGACCACTTCGTCGTGTGCGGCGCCGGCTCGACCGGCGGCCACATCATCACCGAGCTGCTCATCACCGGTCATCGCGTCGTCGCGATCGACACCAACGAGGTCGAGCTGCGCGAGCTCGCCGCCGCCCCCCCCAAGGCCGACTTCAGCTACGTCGTCGGCGACGCCACCGACGACGAGATCCTGGGCCAGGTCAACCTGGCCCAGGCCAAGGGGCTGGGCGCGGCGCTGTCGTCGGACAAGGACAACCTGTACCTGGTGGTCGCGACCCGCCAGATCACGCCCAACGCGCGGATCATCGCCCGGTGCTCGGAGCTGACCCACGTCGACAAGCTCAAGCGGGCCGGCGCCGACGCGGTGGTCTCGCCCAACTTCATCGGCGGCATGCGCATGGTGTCCGAGATGGTGCGGCCGTCGGTGGTGAAGTTCCTCGACGAGATGCTCCGGGACAAGAACGCGATCATGCGGATCGAGGAGGTCGTGATCATCGCCGGGGCCGACCTCGCGGGCACGACCCTGCGCGACGCTGACATCCGCGGCAAGCACGGGCTCAACGTGCTCGCGGTGCGGCCCGACCCCGGCGCCGGCTGGGAGTACAACCCCGCGCCCGAGCGCGTGCTGGTGGCGGGGACCACGGTGGTGGTGATGGGCTCGGCCGGGCAGGTCAAGGCGCTGCGCTCGCGCGCCGAGGTCTGA
- a CDS encoding RlmE family RNA methyltransferase, which produces MAKGRTKLGDRNVRHDHFHGRAKDAGFRARAVFKLEEIDRAIGLLRAGDRVCDLGCAPGSWLQYARTRIGDGGAMVGIDRVAIPGVPGARLLVGDVFTVVPADLLGDLAAFDVVMSDMAPDTSGIRHMDQARSEGLFERALELAFATLAPGGRFVGKLFQGPDFQKLCALARTRFATVKVIKPASSRQISIEQYVTASGFRGVTP; this is translated from the coding sequence ATGGCCAAGGGCAGGACCAAGCTCGGCGATCGCAACGTCCGCCACGATCACTTCCACGGTCGGGCCAAGGACGCGGGCTTTCGCGCGCGCGCCGTGTTCAAGCTCGAGGAGATCGATCGCGCGATCGGCCTGCTCCGCGCCGGCGATCGCGTGTGCGATCTCGGCTGCGCGCCCGGGTCGTGGCTGCAGTACGCCCGCACGCGCATCGGCGACGGCGGCGCGATGGTCGGCATCGACCGGGTCGCGATCCCCGGCGTGCCCGGGGCCCGGCTCCTGGTCGGCGACGTGTTCACGGTCGTCCCGGCCGATCTGCTCGGCGACCTGGCCGCGTTCGACGTGGTGATGTCGGACATGGCGCCCGACACCAGCGGCATCCGCCACATGGATCAGGCCCGCAGCGAGGGCCTGTTCGAGCGCGCGCTCGAGCTGGCGTTCGCGACCCTGGCGCCGGGCGGCCGCTTCGTCGGCAAGCTGTTCCAGGGGCCCGACTTCCAGAAGCTGTGCGCGCTGGCCCGGACCCGGTTCGCGACGGTCAAGGTCATCAAGCCGGCCTCGAGCCGCCAGATCTCGATCGAGCAGTACGTGACCGCCAGCGGCTTCCGCGGGGTGACGCCGTGA
- a CDS encoding TatD family hydrolase has product MIELTDSHAHVDGPEFDGDRAEVLARARAAGVRRIIVIGAVGEPISAERAVALAEADPDIFATVATHPHDADKMTDAWWAVHERLAPHPKVVAIGETGLDFYYDHSDRAAQAAAFRRFIELAGRVGKPVVCHVRDAHAEARAILAETGAAGLGVVIHCFTGTPEDAAAYVAMGCHVSFSGIVTYKNAGPIRAAVAQVPLDRLLIETDCPYLAPVPVRGRRNEPAYVTHTAATVAEAAGVTVAELAAATVANTAKIFRLPAASAP; this is encoded by the coding sequence ATGATCGAGCTGACCGACAGCCACGCCCACGTCGACGGGCCCGAGTTCGACGGCGATCGCGCCGAGGTCCTGGCCCGGGCCCGGGCCGCCGGGGTCCGCCGGATCATCGTCATCGGCGCGGTCGGCGAGCCGATCAGCGCCGAGCGCGCGGTGGCCCTGGCCGAGGCTGACCCCGACATCTTCGCGACCGTCGCCACCCATCCCCACGACGCCGACAAGATGACCGACGCCTGGTGGGCGGTCCACGAGCGCCTCGCGCCCCACCCCAAGGTGGTCGCGATCGGCGAGACCGGCCTCGACTTCTACTACGACCACTCCGATCGGGCGGCGCAGGCCGCGGCCTTCCGCCGGTTCATCGAGCTGGCTGGCCGGGTCGGCAAGCCGGTGGTGTGCCACGTCCGGGACGCCCACGCCGAGGCCCGCGCCATCCTGGCCGAGACCGGCGCCGCCGGGCTGGGCGTGGTCATCCACTGCTTCACCGGCACGCCCGAGGACGCCGCCGCCTACGTAGCGATGGGCTGCCACGTGTCGTTCTCGGGCATCGTCACCTACAAGAACGCCGGGCCGATCCGGGCGGCCGTGGCGCAGGTGCCGCTCGACCGCCTGCTGATCGAGACCGACTGCCCCTACCTGGCGCCGGTGCCGGTGCGGGGCCGCCGCAACGAGCCGGCCTACGTGACCCACACCGCCGCGACCGTGGCCGAGGCGGCCGGCGTGACCGTGGCCGAGCTGGCCGCGGCCACGGTGGCCAACACCGCCAAGATCTTCCGGTTGCCGGCGGCGTCAGCGCCTTGA
- the holB gene encoding DNA polymerase III subunit delta': MPTFADLTAQPRAVAIIRGALQRDRLHHALLLSGPTGAGKRDLALALASALNCDTAPGEGCGVCATCERIAAGVHPDVITLAREGAAQIIPIETVRRDVVAAVGLPPHEARERVFIVDEATALPPAAANALLKTLEEPPARTRFVLATTAPDQLLPTIRSRCQRIALAALDVSARRAAGDDGVATAAEALVAAIDRGPGAAIRVAQKISEDKLDAAAVVELAAIELGGRATAAAHAGATEAARRDGARASALAHAHTALALHHGNPGVSIEAIVHRLARVTQ, from the coding sequence GTGCCGACCTTCGCCGACCTCACCGCGCAGCCGCGCGCGGTCGCGATCATCCGCGGCGCGCTGCAGCGCGATCGGCTGCACCACGCGCTCCTGCTGTCGGGCCCGACCGGCGCCGGCAAGCGCGACCTGGCGCTGGCGCTGGCGTCGGCCCTCAACTGCGACACCGCGCCCGGCGAGGGCTGCGGCGTGTGCGCGACCTGCGAGCGCATCGCCGCCGGGGTCCACCCCGACGTGATCACCCTGGCCCGCGAGGGCGCGGCCCAGATCATCCCGATCGAGACGGTGCGGCGCGACGTGGTCGCGGCGGTCGGCCTGCCGCCGCACGAGGCCCGCGAGCGGGTGTTCATCGTCGACGAGGCCACCGCCCTGCCCCCGGCCGCGGCCAACGCGCTGCTCAAGACCCTCGAAGAGCCCCCGGCGCGGACCCGGTTCGTGCTGGCGACGACCGCCCCCGATCAGCTGCTGCCGACGATCCGCAGCCGGTGCCAGCGCATCGCCCTGGCCGCGCTCGACGTCTCCGCCCGGCGCGCCGCCGGCGACGACGGGGTCGCGACGGCGGCCGAGGCCCTGGTCGCCGCGATCGATCGCGGCCCGGGCGCCGCGATCCGGGTCGCCCAGAAGATCAGCGAGGACAAGCTCGACGCCGCGGCGGTGGTCGAGCTCGCGGCGATCGAGCTCGGCGGGCGCGCGACCGCCGCGGCGCACGCGGGCGCGACCGAGGCGGCCCGGCGCGATGGCGCCCGGGCCAGCGCCCTGGCCCACGCCCACACCGCCCTGGCCCTGCACCACGGCAACCCGGGCGTGTCGATCGAGGCGATCGTCCACCGCCTGGCGCGGGTGACCCAATGA